Below is a genomic region from Paraburkholderia sp. BL23I1N1.
CCCATGTTCAACCCTTACGCGCGTGAGCACGCATCGCGTCCCACTGTTCGTCGGTCCAGTCCTGCATCGCGCGGAACGTGGGACCGCCCACGCCTTGCATCCAGCGTCCGCCGTCGATCACGATCATGTCGCCGGTGATATAGCCCGAACCATCCGACGCCAGGTACGCATACAGATCGGCGAGTTCGGCATGATCGCCGAAACGCCGCAGCGGCACGCTGCGATCCTGCGATTCGACCTGCGAGCCGGGCGGATAGAGTTGTTCCCACGCGCCTTCGGTTGGAAACAGTCCGGGCGCCACGGCGTTCAGACGTATCCCCTTCGGCCCCCATTCGACTGCAAGACTGCGTGTCATCGCGAGCACGCCGGCCTTCGCCGCCGCGGAGGGGACAGTGAAAGCCGACCCGGTCATGGTCGGTGTCGACACCGTGCTAATGACGTTGCCTTGACGGCCGGCGTCGATCCAGCGCTTGCCCACGGCAATCGTGCAATAGAAACTGCCATGGAGCACGATGTCCAGCACCGCGTCGACCGCGCGCGGCGAGAGCGTCTCGGTCCGCGCGATAAAGTTGGCTGCCGCGTTGTTGAGCAGCAGGTCTAGCGGACCATCTCGCCAGATCGCGTCCATCATCGCTTCGACCGACTCCGCGTCGCGCACGTCCGCTGTGATCGTCGTGACGCGCGCACCGTTGATAGCGGCGCGGAATTCTTCGGCGGTGGCGTCGAGCACTTCCTTGCGGCGGCCGCAAATCACGAGCTCCGCTCCGAGCTCCAGATAACGCCTGCCAATACTCTTACCGAGACCAGTGCCACCGCCGGTAATCAGAATCTTTTTGTCGTGGAGCAGATCGGGTGTGAACATGGTCTGTGTACTTCCGTAATTGGCAATGGCCGGAAACATGGCTAAATCAGGGCGAATCGTGGCGAGACTCGCATGACGAGCCTCCCGATGCTCAGTCGCCGGTGAACACGGCTTTGCGTTTCTCCATGAAAGCCGCGACGGCTTCCGCGTGATCGCTCGTCTGGCGTGTGAGCGGATTCAAATCGACTTCGAGCCGCCATGCGTCTTCGATCGAATTGCCCGCGTTCGCGAGGTTCGCCTTCAGCATCGCCAGCGTCACGGGCGCGTAGCTGGAGAAACGCGCGGCGAGTTCGAGCGCGGCTTCGAGCGCGCCGCCAGGCTCGGCCGTCTGATTGACGAGACCGATGCGCAGCGCGGTCGCTGCGTCGATCACATCCGCTTTCAACATCAGTTCGCGCGCCTTGCCACCGCCGACCTTCTGCGGCAATGTCCACAAAAGCCCGGTGTCCGGCAGCAAACCGACCTTGGCGAAGGCGCAGCAATATTGCGCCGCGCTGCTGCCCACCGCGAGATCGCACGCAGCAGCCAGCGACAGACCGGCGCCAAAACAGGCGCCCTCGACCGCGGCAACGACCGGCTTCGTGCCGGTGTAGATCAGGCGGAACAGACGCACGCCCACCGCGATGCGCTCGCGCAGTTCCAGCAACGATGGCGTGGCAGCCTGCATCTCGGACAAGTCGCCGCCCGCGCAGAAATGACCACCCGCGCCGGTCAAAAC
It encodes:
- a CDS encoding SDR family oxidoreductase gives rise to the protein MFTPDLLHDKKILITGGGTGLGKSIGRRYLELGAELVICGRRKEVLDATAEEFRAAINGARVTTITADVRDAESVEAMMDAIWRDGPLDLLLNNAAANFIARTETLSPRAVDAVLDIVLHGSFYCTIAVGKRWIDAGRQGNVISTVSTPTMTGSAFTVPSAAAKAGVLAMTRSLAVEWGPKGIRLNAVAPGLFPTEGAWEQLYPPGSQVESQDRSVPLRRFGDHAELADLYAYLASDGSGYITGDMIVIDGGRWMQGVGGPTFRAMQDWTDEQWDAMRAHARKG
- a CDS encoding enoyl-CoA hydratase/isomerase family protein, translated to MSVDRNKALREALRDANSQAGVDEPDDIVQVCHEGGVAVVTMNYPQRRNAFSMRMRIALIQAFERLFHADATTRAIVLTGAGGHFCAGGDLSEMQAATPSLLELRERIAVGVRLFRLIYTGTKPVVAAVEGACFGAGLSLAAACDLAVGSSAAQYCCAFAKVGLLPDTGLLWTLPQKVGGGKARELMLKADVIDAATALRIGLVNQTAEPGGALEAALELAARFSSYAPVTLAMLKANLANAGNSIEDAWRLEVDLNPLTRQTSDHAEAVAAFMEKRKAVFTGD